One window of the Rhipicephalus microplus isolate Deutch F79 chromosome 2, USDA_Rmic, whole genome shotgun sequence genome contains the following:
- the LOC142784397 gene encoding uncharacterized protein LOC142784397, which produces MPAVSAVSRRNTTVFTSTLVLLMLLIKKRKQVREQRQPRRWWIRPVFLARKQEGLYHTAMKRMREGDHGFFFKFYRMTPALFDVLLRFVALDLTKIHVSRETLEPGERLAITLSYLASGQDIPSVALAYRVGIETARLCIHETCEAIWERLKNHVMKVSGSQFHFDVGYLIGYQQALLAL; this is translated from the exons ATGCCTGCGGTGTCGGCAGTTTCCCGCAGGAATACAACAGTTTTCACTTCGACACTCGTGCTCCTCATGCTGCTcataaaaaagaggaagcaagtaCGCGAGCAGCGGCAGCCTCGCCGTTGGTGGATTCGCcctgttttcttggcgcgtaAGCAAGAAGGCCTCTACCACACTGCG ATGAAACGGATGCGCGAAGGCGATCAtggatttttttttaagttctatCGAATGACGCCAGCACTTTTTGATGTGCTGCTCAGATTCGTTGCTCTGGACCTGACAAAAATCCACGTGTCGAGGGAAACTCTCGAGCCTGGTGAACGGCTTGCAATAACCTTGAG TTACCTTGCATCAGGGCAAGATATCCCCTCTGTTGCTCTGGCGTATCGAGTGGGAATCGAAACTGCCCGCTTGTGCATTCATGAAACATGCGAAGCAATCTGGGAAAGGCTAAAAAATCATGTCATGAAGGTAAGCGGTTCGCAATTCCACTTTGATGTTGGTTACCTGATAG GATACCAGCAAGCTCTCCTTGCTCTGTGA